A genomic region of Rhea pennata isolate bPtePen1 chromosome 14, bPtePen1.pri, whole genome shotgun sequence contains the following coding sequences:
- the RPL26L1 gene encoding ribosomal protein uL24-like has translation MKFNPFVTSDRSKNRKRHFNAPSHIRRKIMSSPLSKELRQKYNVRSMPIRKDDEVQVVRGHYKGQQIGKVVQVYRKKYVIYIERVQREKANGTTVHVGIHPSKVVITRLKLDKDRKKILERKAKSRQVGKEKGKYKEETIEKMQE, from the exons ATGAAGTTCAATCCGTTTGTGACCTCAGACCGCAGCAAGAACCGCAAACGACACTTTAATGCACCTTCTCACATTCGAAGGAAAATAATGTCCTCCCCGCTCTCCAAGGAGCTGCGGCAGAAATACAATGTCCGCTCAATGCCCATTCGAAAGGATGACGAAGTTCAG gttgtCCGGGGACATTACAAGGGACAGCAGATCGGCAAGGTGGTCCAGGTGTATAGAAAAAAGTATGTCATCTATATTGAACGTGTTCAGCGTGAGAAGGCTAATGGCACAACTGTCCACGTGGGAATCCATCCCAGCAAG GTGGTGATCACTAGGCTAAAACTGGACAAAGATCGCAAAAAGATCTTGGAGCGTAAAGCAAAATCTCGCCAGGTTGGCAAGGAGAAGGGTAAATACAAGGAAGAAACAATTGAAAAGATGCAAGAATAG